A single region of the Nocardioides aurantiacus genome encodes:
- a CDS encoding DUF3027 domain-containing protein, which translates to MSAADQVPSEVSSGASAEAVDTARAVLVEQVGGELVGEHLGAEPEGDGVVSHRFACRQPGYRGWVWAVVTVLPGDGLPVTVDEVVMLPGDDAIVAPEWVPYRERIKPGDLSPGDLLPADEDDHRLVPTWLEGDRPDPVARAVVEEIGLGRPRVLSLEGRDAAAERWYAGDQGPDTPLAQSAPGRCGGCGFLVRLTGPLATMFGVCANEYANDDARVVSLDHGCGAHSEAQLRRKQLPPPLPDHVLDTIVRDDLEQF; encoded by the coding sequence ATGTCCGCAGCCGACCAGGTCCCGTCCGAGGTGTCCTCCGGGGCCTCCGCCGAGGCCGTCGACACCGCCCGCGCCGTGCTCGTCGAGCAGGTCGGCGGCGAGCTCGTCGGCGAGCACCTCGGCGCCGAGCCCGAGGGCGACGGCGTCGTCAGCCACCGCTTCGCCTGCCGCCAGCCCGGCTACCGCGGCTGGGTGTGGGCCGTGGTCACCGTCCTCCCCGGGGACGGCCTGCCCGTCACCGTCGACGAGGTGGTGATGCTGCCGGGCGACGACGCGATCGTGGCGCCGGAGTGGGTGCCCTACCGCGAGCGGATCAAGCCGGGCGACCTCTCTCCCGGCGACCTGCTCCCCGCCGACGAGGACGACCACCGGCTGGTCCCGACCTGGCTCGAGGGCGACCGCCCCGACCCGGTCGCGCGCGCCGTGGTGGAGGAGATCGGCCTCGGCCGGCCCCGCGTCCTCTCGCTGGAGGGGCGCGACGCCGCCGCCGAGCGGTGGTACGCCGGTGACCAGGGCCCGGACACCCCGCTGGCCCAGTCGGCACCCGGCCGCTGCGGGGGCTGTGGCTTCCTGGTGCGCCTGACCGGGCCGCTCGCGACGATGTTCGGCGTCTGCGCCAACGAGTACGCCAACGACGACGCCCGCGTGGTCTCGCTCGACCACGGCTGCGGCGCCCACTCCGAGGCCCAGCTGCGGCGCAAGCAGCTGCCGCCGCCGCTGCCCGACCACGTGCTCGACACGATCGTGCGCGACGACCTCGAGCAGTTCTGA
- a CDS encoding WD40/YVTN/BNR-like repeat-containing protein, which yields MASTTVLLVGTRKGLWVGRSDAERRDWSWSGPHFDMEEVYSCAVDTRGGETRLLAGASSMWLGPRVRRSADLGATWEEGDGGGVRFPDDVERSVERVWQLVPGAEDGVVWAGTEPGAVWRSGDGGATFELERGLWEHPHREQWGAGFGGQAFHTILPHPTDADSVTVAISTGGVYRTQDGGHSWEPRNAGIRAEFLPEGEQYPEFGQCVHKVARHPARPERLYLQNHGGVYRSDDEGGSWTYIADGLPADFGFPVVVHPHEPDTLFVFPIGGSGGRYPPGARARVWRSRDAGGTWQELAEGLPDSFYVAVMRDAMCVDDHEQPGLYFGARNGAVWGSADAGETWEELVRDLPDVMVVRAASVAD from the coding sequence ATGGCGAGCACGACGGTGCTGCTGGTGGGCACGCGCAAGGGGCTGTGGGTGGGGCGCTCGGACGCCGAGCGGCGCGACTGGAGCTGGAGCGGACCGCACTTCGACATGGAGGAGGTCTACTCCTGCGCCGTCGACACCCGCGGCGGGGAGACCCGGTTGCTGGCCGGGGCCTCGTCGATGTGGCTGGGTCCGCGCGTACGCCGCTCGGCCGACCTCGGCGCGACCTGGGAGGAGGGCGACGGCGGCGGGGTGCGCTTCCCCGACGACGTCGAGCGCAGCGTGGAGCGGGTGTGGCAGCTCGTGCCCGGGGCCGAGGACGGGGTGGTCTGGGCCGGCACCGAGCCCGGCGCGGTCTGGCGCTCGGGCGACGGCGGGGCGACGTTCGAGCTGGAGCGGGGACTGTGGGAGCACCCGCACCGCGAGCAGTGGGGCGCGGGCTTCGGCGGGCAGGCCTTCCACACGATCCTGCCGCACCCCACCGACGCCGACTCCGTCACGGTGGCGATCTCGACGGGGGGCGTCTACCGCACCCAGGACGGCGGTCACTCCTGGGAGCCGCGCAACGCCGGGATCCGGGCGGAGTTCCTGCCCGAGGGCGAGCAGTACCCCGAGTTCGGCCAGTGCGTGCACAAGGTCGCGCGCCACCCCGCGCGTCCCGAGCGGCTCTACCTCCAGAACCACGGCGGCGTCTACCGCTCCGACGACGAGGGCGGCTCCTGGACCTACATCGCCGACGGCCTGCCCGCCGACTTCGGGTTCCCCGTCGTGGTGCACCCGCACGAGCCGGACACGCTGTTCGTCTTCCCGATCGGCGGGAGCGGGGGGCGCTACCCGCCGGGTGCGAGGGCCCGGGTCTGGCGCTCCCGCGACGCGGGCGGGACCTGGCAGGAGCTGGCCGAGGGGCTGCCGGACTCCTTCTACGTCGCGGTCATGCGCGACGCGATGTGCGTCGACGACCACGAGCAGCCCGGCCTCTACTTCGGTGCCCGCAACGGCGCGGTCTGGGGCAGCGCCGACGCGGGGGAGACGTGGGAGGAGCTGGTCCGCGACCTGCCCGACGTGATGGTGGTGCGGGCGGCGTCGGTCGCCGACTAG
- the ilvD gene encoding dihydroxy-acid dehydratase — MTGTPDIKPRSRAVTDGLEATAARGMLRAVGMGDDDWVKPQIGVASSWNEITPCNLSLQRLAQAVKSGVHAAGGFPLEFGTISVSDGISMGHEGMHFSLVSREVIADSVETVMMAERLDGSVLLAGCDKSLPGMLMAAARLDLSSVFLYAGTILPGKVDGEDVTIIDAFEAVGACLAGKISREQVDKVERAICPGEGACGGAYTANTMAAVAEALGMSLPGSSAPPAVDRRRDGYAHKSGEAVVELLRRGITARQILTKEAFENAIAVAMALGGSTNAVLHLLAIAREAEVDLTLADFTRIGSRVPHLADVKPFGKYVWVDLDRVGGIPMVMKALLEAGLMHGDCLTVTGKTLAENLADIDPPAVDGGVIRELTSPIHATGGLTILHGSLAPEGAVVKSAGFDGTVIQGTARVFDGERAAMDALAEGGISAGDAVVIRYEGPKGGPGMREMLAITGAIKGAGLGKDVLLLTDGRFSGGTTGLCVGHVAPEASDGGPIAFLRDGDQITLDVTNMTLDVDVSPEELESRREGWVPREPKFTRGVLGKYAKVVQSAAHGAVCG; from the coding sequence ATGACCGGCACCCCCGACATCAAGCCCCGTTCGCGCGCCGTCACCGACGGCCTGGAGGCCACCGCCGCGCGCGGCATGCTCCGGGCCGTGGGCATGGGCGACGACGACTGGGTCAAGCCCCAGATCGGCGTCGCGTCGAGCTGGAACGAGATCACCCCGTGCAACCTGTCGCTGCAGCGCCTCGCGCAGGCGGTCAAGAGCGGCGTGCACGCGGCGGGTGGGTTCCCGCTGGAGTTCGGGACCATCTCGGTCTCCGACGGCATCTCGATGGGCCACGAGGGGATGCACTTCTCGCTGGTCTCCCGCGAGGTCATCGCCGACTCGGTCGAGACCGTGATGATGGCCGAGCGGCTCGACGGCTCGGTGCTGCTGGCCGGCTGCGACAAGTCGCTGCCCGGCATGCTGATGGCCGCGGCCCGGCTCGACCTGTCCTCGGTGTTCCTGTACGCCGGCACGATCCTCCCCGGCAAGGTCGACGGCGAGGACGTCACCATCATCGACGCCTTCGAGGCCGTCGGCGCCTGCCTGGCCGGCAAGATCAGCCGCGAGCAGGTCGACAAGGTCGAGCGCGCGATCTGTCCGGGCGAGGGCGCCTGCGGCGGTGCCTACACCGCCAACACGATGGCCGCCGTCGCCGAGGCGCTGGGCATGTCGCTGCCGGGCTCCTCGGCCCCGCCCGCGGTCGACCGTCGCCGCGACGGGTACGCCCACAAGTCCGGCGAGGCCGTCGTCGAGCTGCTGCGCCGCGGCATCACCGCGCGGCAGATCCTGACCAAGGAGGCCTTCGAGAACGCCATCGCCGTCGCGATGGCGCTGGGCGGCTCCACCAACGCCGTGCTCCACCTGCTCGCCATCGCCCGCGAGGCCGAGGTCGACCTCACCCTGGCCGACTTCACCCGCATCGGCAGCCGGGTGCCGCACCTCGCCGACGTGAAGCCGTTCGGCAAGTACGTCTGGGTCGACCTCGACCGCGTGGGGGGCATCCCGATGGTGATGAAGGCGCTGCTCGAGGCCGGGCTGATGCACGGCGACTGCCTGACCGTGACCGGCAAGACCCTGGCCGAGAACCTCGCCGACATCGACCCGCCCGCCGTCGACGGCGGCGTCATCCGTGAGCTGACCTCGCCCATCCACGCCACCGGCGGCCTGACCATCCTGCACGGCTCGCTCGCCCCCGAGGGCGCGGTCGTGAAGTCGGCCGGCTTCGACGGCACCGTCATCCAGGGCACCGCCCGCGTCTTCGACGGCGAGCGCGCCGCGATGGACGCCCTCGCCGAGGGCGGCATCAGCGCCGGCGACGCCGTGGTGATCCGCTACGAGGGCCCCAAGGGCGGGCCCGGCATGCGCGAGATGCTCGCCATCACCGGTGCGATCAAGGGCGCCGGCCTGGGCAAGGACGTGCTGCTGCTCACCGACGGCCGGTTCTCCGGCGGCACCACCGGCCTGTGCGTCGGCCACGTCGCCCCCGAGGCCTCCGACGGCGGCCCGATCGCGTTCCTGCGCGACGGCGACCAGATCACCCTCGACGTCACGAACATGACCCTCGACGTCGACGTCTCGCCCGAGGAGCTCGAGTCGCGCCGCGAGGGCTGGGTGCCGCGGGAGCCGAAGTTCACCCGTGGGGTGCTGGGCAAGTACGCCAAGGTCGTCCAGTCCGCCGCCCACGGCGCGGTCTGCGGCTGA
- a CDS encoding alpha/beta fold hydrolase produces MARHRPRPLTIAPSADEGLALRYYPVKSADGTVLQAWTNDVEGPTVLLCNGLGTNPYAWPSLLDPGCGVRVVSWNHRGTGGSERPTDRDRVGIDAFAEDALAVMDDAGIDACVLMGWSMGVNTMFEVAVRHPERVTGLYAVGGVPGDTFASMGAPLRIPRPLRKPLTVNLTRVAMTVGRAVTPWSSQLAIGPRALHLLTHSGFMAPVADEGLSRRAVREFLTTPVEWYMHLAYHSSQHARVSLRRISVPTSFLAGRTDVLASAHDMRTAAERIPGATYRLLRATHFLPMERPSEVHAELLALLARIPDSPRTQDGTVS; encoded by the coding sequence ATGGCCCGCCACCGTCCCCGCCCGCTCACGATCGCCCCCTCGGCCGACGAGGGGCTGGCGCTGCGCTACTACCCCGTCAAGAGCGCCGACGGGACCGTGCTGCAGGCGTGGACCAACGACGTCGAGGGCCCGACGGTGCTGCTGTGCAACGGGCTCGGCACCAACCCCTACGCCTGGCCGTCGCTGCTCGACCCCGGCTGCGGGGTGCGGGTGGTGTCGTGGAACCACCGCGGCACCGGCGGATCGGAGCGCCCGACCGACCGCGACCGCGTCGGGATCGACGCCTTCGCCGAGGACGCCCTGGCGGTGATGGACGACGCCGGCATCGACGCGTGCGTGCTGATGGGCTGGTCGATGGGGGTCAACACGATGTTCGAGGTGGCCGTGCGCCATCCCGAGCGCGTCACGGGCCTGTACGCCGTGGGCGGGGTGCCCGGCGACACCTTCGCCTCGATGGGCGCCCCGCTGCGCATCCCCCGGCCGCTGCGCAAGCCGCTGACGGTCAACCTCACGCGGGTCGCCATGACCGTCGGCCGGGCCGTCACGCCGTGGTCCTCGCAGCTCGCGATCGGCCCGCGTGCGCTGCACCTGCTCACCCACAGCGGCTTCATGGCGCCGGTCGCCGACGAGGGGCTGTCGCGCCGGGCCGTGCGGGAGTTCCTGACCACGCCGGTGGAGTGGTACATGCACCTCGCCTACCACTCCTCGCAGCACGCGCGGGTCTCGCTGCGGAGGATCTCGGTGCCGACCAGCTTCCTCGCCGGTCGCACCGACGTGCTCGCCTCGGCCCACGACATGCGCACCGCCGCCGAGCGGATCCCCGGGGCGACCTACCGCCTGCTGCGGGCCACCCACTTCCTGCCGATGGAGCGTCCCTCGGAGGTCCACGCCGAGCTGCTGGCGCTGCTCGCGCGGATCCCCGACTCGCCCCGCACCCAGGACGGCACGGTCTCCTAG
- a CDS encoding ECF transporter S component: MSAPVRDPAAVGRPDPPGLRLRPRSALVLGLASVAGLVMFCWPLLLQVRADADTVQPPFVFMLLLPVVIVVCLAEFSEGGMDSKVLAVLAVLTAVNAVMRGLSAGVGGIELVFFLLILGGRVFGAGFGFVLGCTSLFASALLTGGVGSWLPFQMMASAWVGAGAGLLPRRVRGRGEVAMLVLYGVVAAYAFGLAMNLTSWPFALGISVPGHDGGLAFVPGDPLLENLRRFGVYTLLTSTGSWDTGRAVTTGVALVVLGPAVLATLRRAVRRATVVRVGPVDTAAPAGPGR; the protein is encoded by the coding sequence GTGAGCGCGCCGGTGCGCGACCCCGCGGCCGTCGGCCGTCCCGACCCGCCCGGGCTGCGGCTGCGGCCGCGCTCGGCGCTGGTGCTCGGCCTGGCGTCGGTGGCGGGTCTGGTGATGTTCTGCTGGCCGCTGCTGCTGCAGGTGCGTGCCGACGCCGACACCGTGCAGCCGCCGTTCGTCTTCATGCTGCTGCTGCCGGTGGTGATCGTGGTCTGCCTCGCGGAGTTCAGCGAGGGCGGCATGGACTCCAAGGTCCTGGCCGTGCTGGCGGTGCTGACCGCGGTCAACGCCGTGATGCGCGGGCTGTCGGCCGGGGTCGGCGGCATCGAGCTGGTGTTCTTCCTGCTGATCCTCGGCGGTCGCGTCTTCGGCGCCGGGTTCGGCTTCGTGCTCGGCTGCACCTCGCTGTTCGCCTCGGCCCTGCTCACCGGGGGCGTGGGGTCGTGGCTGCCGTTCCAGATGATGGCCTCGGCGTGGGTCGGGGCGGGGGCGGGGCTGCTGCCGCGCCGCGTCCGGGGACGCGGCGAGGTGGCGATGCTGGTGCTCTACGGCGTCGTCGCGGCGTACGCCTTCGGGCTGGCCATGAACCTCACGAGCTGGCCCTTCGCGCTCGGGATCTCGGTGCCGGGCCACGACGGCGGGCTCGCGTTCGTGCCCGGCGACCCCCTGCTCGAGAACCTCCGGCGCTTCGGCGTCTACACGCTGCTGACCTCCACGGGGAGCTGGGACACCGGCCGGGCGGTGACGACCGGGGTCGCGCTGGTGGTACTGGGACCCGCGGTGCTGGCCACGCTGCGGCGCGCCGTGCGCCGCGCCACGGTGGTCCGCGTCGGGCCCGTGGACACGGCCGCCCCGGCTGGGCCCGGCCGCTAG
- a CDS encoding VOC family protein has product MDQRISFVTLAVEDVERSRAFYVDGLGWEPELLVPGEVLMLRAGERLVLSLWSLAEFEDEIGPVRRGEGVSPITLAHNVATEPEVDEVLALARSLGATVAGPQHRAWGGYTGYFADPDGFRWEIATNPGEIGQLVLP; this is encoded by the coding sequence ATGGACCAACGGATCAGCTTCGTCACCCTGGCCGTCGAGGACGTCGAGCGCAGCCGGGCGTTCTACGTCGACGGCCTCGGCTGGGAGCCCGAGCTGCTCGTGCCCGGCGAGGTGCTGATGCTGCGCGCGGGGGAGCGGCTGGTGCTCTCGCTGTGGTCGTTGGCGGAGTTCGAGGACGAGATCGGTCCCGTACGCCGCGGCGAGGGCGTCTCGCCGATCACGCTGGCCCACAACGTGGCCACCGAGCCCGAGGTCGACGAGGTGCTGGCGCTCGCCCGCTCCCTCGGCGCCACCGTGGCCGGTCCGCAGCACCGGGCCTGGGGCGGCTACACCGGCTACTTCGCCGACCCGGACGGCTTCCGGTGGGAGATCGCCACCAACCCCGGCGAGATCGGGCAGCTGGTCCTGCCCTAG
- a CDS encoding ABC transporter ATP-binding protein has protein sequence MLELREVTFRYDPAAPPVLAGVDLTLEEGELVLVAGRTGVGKSTLLGVLDGLVPAFTGGLLSGDVLLDGASVLHLPPRDRAHVVGYVGQDPTAGFVTDTVEEELAYGMEQLGLDPATMRRRVEETLDLLGIAELRGRDLRALSGGQQQRVAIGSVLTMHPRLLVLDEPTSALDPTAAEDVLATLTRLVHDLGVTVVVAEHRLERVVPFVDRVVLVEGDGRVRAGDPAEMLEHSPVAPPIVELGRWAGWSPLPLSVRDARRRASRLALVPRAAEALPPTRPALVARGVSVLHGRRTTLLGVDLTVGHGQVTALMGRNGSGKSTLLWTLQGSRARAAGSVLVGDTDPATLPAAGRRRLVGLVPQTAADLLYLETVEEECAAADAEAEQPPGTASQLLERLVPGVDRRAHPRDLSEGQRLAVVLAVVLTARPEVLLLDEPTRGLDYPGKQALAEVLTGLAAADRAVLVATHDVEFVAQVADQVVVLAQGEVVSAGPTARVVAESPAFAPQVHKILGGAFLTVAQVVAASSGEGR, from the coding sequence GTGCTGGAGCTGCGTGAGGTCACCTTTCGCTACGACCCGGCGGCGCCACCGGTGCTGGCCGGGGTCGACCTGACCCTGGAGGAGGGCGAGCTGGTGCTGGTCGCCGGGCGCACCGGCGTCGGCAAGTCGACGCTGCTCGGGGTGCTCGACGGGCTGGTCCCGGCGTTCACGGGTGGACTGCTCTCGGGCGACGTGCTCCTCGACGGGGCGAGCGTGCTCCACCTGCCGCCGCGCGACCGCGCCCACGTCGTGGGGTACGTCGGCCAGGACCCGACCGCCGGCTTCGTGACCGACACCGTCGAGGAGGAGCTGGCCTACGGCATGGAGCAGCTCGGCCTCGACCCGGCCACCATGCGCCGCCGCGTCGAGGAGACCCTCGACCTGCTCGGGATCGCCGAGCTCCGCGGTCGCGACCTGCGCGCCCTGTCGGGGGGCCAGCAGCAGCGGGTGGCGATCGGCTCGGTGCTGACGATGCACCCCCGGCTGCTGGTGCTCGACGAGCCGACCTCGGCGCTGGACCCGACGGCCGCCGAGGACGTGCTCGCCACCCTGACCCGTCTCGTGCACGACCTGGGCGTCACGGTGGTGGTGGCCGAGCACAGGCTCGAGCGCGTGGTGCCCTTCGTCGACCGGGTGGTCCTGGTCGAGGGCGACGGCCGGGTGCGCGCGGGCGACCCCGCGGAGATGCTCGAGCACTCCCCGGTGGCCCCGCCCATCGTCGAGCTCGGCCGGTGGGCGGGCTGGTCGCCGCTGCCGCTCAGCGTCCGCGACGCCCGGCGCCGCGCGTCCCGGCTCGCGCTCGTGCCCCGGGCGGCCGAGGCGCTCCCCCCGACCCGTCCGGCGCTGGTGGCGCGCGGAGTCTCGGTGCTCCACGGTCGGCGTACGACGCTCCTCGGGGTCGACCTCACCGTCGGGCACGGTCAGGTGACCGCGCTGATGGGCCGCAACGGCTCGGGGAAGTCGACGCTGCTGTGGACGCTCCAGGGCTCCCGCGCCCGAGCCGCCGGCAGCGTGCTGGTCGGCGACACCGATCCCGCCACCCTGCCCGCCGCCGGGCGACGGCGGCTGGTCGGGCTGGTGCCGCAGACCGCCGCCGACCTGCTCTACCTCGAGACCGTGGAGGAGGAGTGCGCCGCCGCGGACGCCGAGGCCGAGCAGCCGCCCGGGACCGCCTCGCAGCTGCTCGAGCGGCTGGTGCCCGGCGTCGACCGGCGCGCCCACCCCCGGGACCTGTCCGAGGGCCAGCGCCTCGCCGTGGTGCTCGCGGTGGTGCTGACGGCCCGCCCCGAGGTGCTGCTGCTCGACGAGCCCACCCGTGGCCTGGACTACCCCGGGAAGCAGGCGCTCGCCGAGGTGCTGACCGGCCTCGCCGCCGCCGACCGGGCGGTGCTGGTGGCCACCCACGACGTCGAGTTCGTGGCCCAGGTCGCCGACCAGGTGGTCGTGCTCGCCCAGGGCGAGGTGGTCTCGGCCGGGCCCACCGCCCGGGTCGTGGCCGAGTCGCCGGCCTTCGCGCCGCAGGTGCACAAGATCCTCGGCGGTGCCTTTCTCACGGTGGCCCAGGTCGTGGCGGCCTCGTCGGGGGAGGGCCGGTGA
- a CDS encoding PQQ-dependent sugar dehydrogenase, translated as MKRLVALLVAPVVVLAGCGGGGEATEPEVSETPSPGTADTGSAAASPSPSETVEAASARPKVVGTVASGLQAPWGIDFLPDGSALVTERDTERVFQVGDGEVTRVGQLDQTEPDGEGGLLGVAVSPSYAEDATVFFYLTTGDDNRVVRATFRNGRLGDATPVLTDIPRNDYHDGGRLLFGPDDMLYVSTGDAGDTENAQDLESLGGKILRITPEGEPAPGNPDPDSPVWSYGHRNVQGLAFDDQDRLWASEFGDQTWDELNRIEKGGNYGWPEVEGRDGELAGAIEPQVQWATDDSSPSGLAFVDGRLWLGALQGQRLWRVDVDGSRARDQKGFFVGDYGRIRTVVTAPDGRLWVTTSNRDGRGEPSREDDRILLVEP; from the coding sequence ATGAAGAGGCTCGTCGCCCTGCTCGTCGCCCCCGTCGTCGTGCTCGCCGGGTGTGGTGGTGGGGGCGAGGCCACCGAGCCCGAGGTGAGCGAGACGCCGTCCCCCGGCACCGCGGACACCGGCTCGGCCGCCGCCTCCCCGAGCCCGTCGGAGACCGTCGAGGCCGCCTCGGCGCGGCCGAAGGTCGTCGGCACCGTCGCCAGCGGGCTGCAGGCCCCGTGGGGCATCGACTTCCTGCCCGACGGCTCCGCGCTGGTGACCGAGCGCGACACCGAGCGCGTCTTCCAGGTCGGCGACGGCGAGGTGACCCGGGTCGGCCAGCTCGACCAGACCGAGCCCGACGGCGAGGGCGGGCTGTTGGGCGTCGCGGTGTCACCGTCGTACGCCGAGGACGCGACCGTCTTCTTCTACCTCACCACCGGCGACGACAACCGCGTGGTCAGGGCGACCTTCCGCAACGGTCGGCTCGGTGACGCGACGCCGGTGCTGACCGACATCCCGCGCAACGACTACCACGACGGGGGCCGGCTGCTGTTCGGTCCCGACGACATGCTCTACGTCTCCACCGGCGACGCCGGGGACACCGAGAACGCCCAGGACCTGGAGTCGCTCGGCGGCAAGATCCTGCGGATCACTCCCGAGGGCGAGCCGGCGCCGGGCAACCCCGACCCGGACTCACCGGTCTGGTCCTACGGCCACCGCAACGTCCAGGGCCTCGCCTTCGACGACCAGGACCGCCTCTGGGCCTCCGAGTTCGGCGACCAGACCTGGGACGAGCTCAACCGGATCGAGAAGGGCGGCAACTACGGGTGGCCGGAGGTCGAGGGCCGCGACGGCGAGCTCGCGGGCGCGATCGAGCCGCAGGTGCAGTGGGCCACCGACGACAGCTCCCCGTCGGGCCTCGCCTTCGTCGACGGCCGGCTGTGGCTCGGCGCGCTCCAGGGTCAGCGGCTGTGGCGCGTCGACGTCGACGGGTCGCGGGCGCGTGACCAGAAGGGCTTCTTCGTCGGCGACTACGGCCGGATCCGCACCGTCGTCACCGCGCCCGACGGGCGGCTGTGGGTGACCACGTCCAACCGCGACGGCCGGGGAGAGCCCAGCCGCGAGGACGACCGGATCCTGCTGGTCGAGCCCTAG
- a CDS encoding MFS transporter, translated as MDGEEGRSRRLVGATGRGLRRAGSATGRGASYTVRQARRASHAEGAGDSGLYRLIELHAFNAAGDAAVAISLAGTLFFAQPGEARGPIALFLGLTMLPFAVVAPLLGPFLDRFSHGRRWAIGATMALRAFFCWLMADAVASQSLLMYPTALGVLVSSKAYGVARAATVPRLQPASLTLVKANSRISLAGVVGAAISAPLAGGASYFGAQWSLRYAFVVFAGATILSILLPARADATGDELPVSLGGESRKFKIPADVGFALRCNAGLRMLSGFLTMYMAFLLRDQPFPGWEDKATLLLGLVIGAAGLGNTVGIGLGSMLRRVTPALTVVVALLADAAMSVVAALFYGLLAAVALGLTAGVAQAMGKVSLDSTIQTSVPERHRTSAFARSETMLQLSWVVGGFIGIGLPLIPRLGLGVLAGLMVAWTVFVLVRRPGGPAALPPGRGPRVDRDAADDDRAADDDPGEATGPITPVTG; from the coding sequence ATGGACGGCGAGGAGGGACGCAGCCGACGACTCGTCGGGGCGACCGGGCGCGGCCTGAGGCGTGCCGGGTCGGCGACGGGCCGGGGAGCGTCGTACACCGTGCGCCAGGCGCGTCGCGCCTCGCACGCCGAGGGCGCGGGCGACTCCGGCCTCTACCGACTGATCGAGCTGCACGCCTTCAACGCCGCGGGTGACGCCGCGGTCGCGATCTCGCTGGCCGGGACGCTGTTCTTCGCCCAGCCCGGTGAGGCCCGCGGGCCGATCGCGCTGTTCCTCGGCCTCACGATGCTCCCCTTCGCGGTGGTCGCGCCGCTGCTCGGCCCGTTCCTCGACCGGTTCAGCCACGGCCGCCGGTGGGCGATCGGCGCCACCATGGCGCTGCGCGCCTTCTTCTGCTGGCTGATGGCCGACGCGGTCGCCTCCCAGTCGCTGCTGATGTATCCCACCGCGCTCGGCGTCCTGGTCTCCTCCAAGGCCTACGGCGTCGCCCGGGCCGCGACGGTGCCGCGGCTGCAGCCGGCCTCGCTGACCCTGGTCAAGGCCAACAGCCGGATCTCGCTGGCCGGGGTCGTGGGCGCCGCGATCTCGGCGCCGCTCGCGGGCGGGGCGTCGTACTTCGGGGCGCAGTGGTCGCTGCGCTACGCGTTCGTCGTCTTCGCCGGCGCGACGATCCTCTCGATCCTGCTCCCGGCCAGGGCGGACGCCACGGGCGACGAGCTGCCGGTGAGCCTCGGCGGGGAGAGCCGCAAGTTCAAGATCCCCGCCGACGTCGGCTTCGCGCTGCGGTGCAACGCCGGGCTGCGGATGCTCTCGGGCTTCCTGACGATGTACATGGCCTTCCTGCTGCGCGACCAGCCGTTCCCCGGCTGGGAGGACAAGGCCACCCTGCTGCTCGGCCTGGTGATCGGCGCCGCCGGGCTCGGCAACACCGTCGGCATCGGGCTCGGGTCCATGCTCCGACGGGTGACCCCTGCCCTGACGGTGGTGGTGGCGCTGCTCGCGGACGCCGCGATGTCGGTCGTGGCCGCGCTGTTCTACGGGCTGCTGGCGGCGGTCGCGCTCGGCCTCACCGCGGGCGTGGCCCAGGCCATGGGCAAGGTCTCGCTCGACTCGACCATCCAGACCTCGGTGCCCGAGCGGCACCGCACGTCGGCCTTCGCGCGCTCGGAGACGATGCTGCAGCTCTCCTGGGTGGTCGGCGGCTTCATCGGCATCGGGCTGCCGCTCATCCCCCGCCTCGGGCTGGGCGTGCTGGCCGGGCTGATGGTGGCCTGGACCGTCTTCGTGCTCGTACGCCGCCCCGGCGGTCCGGCCGCGCTCCCTCCGGGCCGGGGCCCGCGCGTCGACCGGGACGCCGCCGACGACGACCGTGCGGCGGACGACGACCCGGGCGAGGCGACCGGCCCGATCACCCCGGTCACCGGCTAG
- a CDS encoding nucleoside/nucleotide kinase family protein, whose amino-acid sequence MRRIIGIAGAPGAGKTTYAVALAARLGGVHVPMDGFHLADVALDSLDLRDRKGAPETFDAFGYAALLARLRTETGHTVWAPAFERDLEQPLAGAIGVPADAEVVVTEGNYLLLDTPEWRAVRAQVDECWWVEVDEVVRRARLVARHVRFGKTPQEAEAWVARVDDANAALVTAGRAAADRVVDADELVPPTSPPPR is encoded by the coding sequence GTGAGACGCATCATCGGCATCGCCGGCGCCCCCGGGGCGGGCAAGACGACCTACGCCGTGGCGCTGGCCGCCCGGCTCGGCGGGGTCCACGTGCCCATGGACGGCTTCCACCTCGCCGACGTGGCCCTGGACTCCCTGGACCTGCGGGACCGCAAGGGGGCGCCGGAGACCTTCGACGCCTTCGGGTACGCCGCGCTGCTGGCCCGGCTGCGCACGGAGACCGGGCACACCGTGTGGGCGCCCGCCTTCGAGCGCGACCTCGAGCAGCCGCTCGCCGGTGCCATCGGGGTGCCGGCGGACGCCGAGGTCGTGGTGACCGAGGGCAACTACCTGCTGCTGGACACCCCGGAGTGGCGCGCCGTGCGGGCGCAGGTCGACGAGTGCTGGTGGGTCGAGGTCGACGAGGTCGTACGCCGCGCCCGGCTGGTCGCCCGCCACGTCCGGTTCGGCAAGACCCCGCAGGAGGCCGAGGCCTGGGTCGCGCGGGTCGACGACGCCAACGCGGCCCTGGTCACCGCCGGTCGTGCCGCCGCCGACCGGGTGGTCGACGCCGACGAGCTGGTCCCGCCCACCAGCCCGCCGCCCCGCTAG